A genomic stretch from Nocardia wallacei includes:
- the moaA gene encoding GTP 3',8-cyclase MoaA — MTVVLMGIPAVRSGRPAREGRPDTPLLVDKFGRVARDLRVSITEKCSLRCTYCMPEEGLPAIPVEELLSAEEIVRLVALSVRELGVREVRFTGGEPLMRRDLERIVAGCHAAVPEIPLAMTTNGVGLEHRAAALARAGLHRVNVSLDTVDRTGFTRLTRRDRLGSVLAGIRAAQREGLAPVKVNAVLMRETLSGAADLLQWCLDEGCELRFIEEMPLDADHEWARANMITAAELLDALGTRFTLTEAGRPDPAAPAENWLVDGGPARVGIIASVTRTFCSDCDRTRLTADGRIRSCLFSDQEYDVRALLRAGAGDDEIADLWRGAMWNKWAGHGIDAEGFVPPERTMGAIGG; from the coding sequence GTGACCGTCGTTCTCATGGGGATTCCCGCCGTGCGGAGCGGGCGTCCCGCGCGGGAGGGACGGCCCGACACCCCGTTGCTGGTGGACAAATTCGGGCGGGTGGCGCGTGACCTGCGCGTCTCCATCACCGAGAAGTGCTCGCTGCGCTGCACCTACTGCATGCCGGAGGAGGGCCTGCCCGCGATCCCGGTCGAGGAGTTGCTGTCGGCGGAGGAGATCGTGCGGCTGGTCGCGCTGTCGGTGCGCGAACTCGGAGTGCGGGAGGTCCGCTTCACCGGCGGTGAGCCACTCATGCGCCGCGATCTCGAACGCATCGTCGCGGGCTGCCACGCGGCCGTCCCCGAGATCCCACTCGCCATGACCACCAACGGTGTCGGCCTCGAACACCGCGCCGCCGCGCTCGCGCGGGCCGGGCTGCACCGCGTCAACGTCTCGCTGGACACCGTCGACCGCACCGGATTCACCCGCCTCACCCGCCGCGATCGGCTCGGTTCGGTCCTCGCCGGAATCCGCGCCGCCCAGCGCGAGGGCCTGGCCCCGGTCAAGGTGAATGCGGTGCTGATGCGCGAAACGCTTTCCGGCGCAGCCGATCTGCTGCAATGGTGCCTGGACGAGGGTTGCGAGCTGCGGTTCATCGAGGAGATGCCGCTGGACGCCGACCACGAGTGGGCGCGCGCCAACATGATCACCGCCGCCGAACTCCTCGACGCGCTGGGCACCCGGTTCACCCTGACCGAGGCGGGTCGCCCCGATCCCGCCGCCCCGGCCGAGAATTGGCTGGTGGACGGCGGCCCGGCCCGGGTCGGCATCATCGCCTCGGTGACGCGCACCTTCTGCTCCGACTGCGACCGCACCCGGCTGACCGCCGACGGCCGGATCCGCTCCTGCCTGTTCAGCGACCAGGAATACGATGTGCGTGCGCTGCTGCGCGCGGGCGCCGGCGACGACGAGATCGCCGACCTGTGGCGCGGCGCGATGTGGAACAAATGGGCCGGGCACGGCATCGACGCCGAGGGCTTCGTGCCGCCGGAACGGACGATGGGAGCCATCGGTGGTTGA
- a CDS encoding MoaD/ThiS family protein: MVEVRYFAAIADAVGKSSERLDLPPEATVADLRRALTTTYGPTLDPMLKVCAYLIGDELTRDETTPLASQVDVLPPFAGG, translated from the coding sequence GTGGTTGAGGTCCGCTATTTCGCCGCCATCGCCGACGCGGTCGGCAAGAGCAGCGAGCGACTCGACCTCCCACCCGAGGCCACCGTCGCCGACCTGCGCCGCGCCCTCACCACCACCTACGGCCCCACCCTCGACCCCATGCTGAAGGTCTGCGCCTATCTCATCGGCGACGAACTGACCCGCGACGAAACCACCCCGCTGGCTTCCCAGGTCGACGTCCTTCCCCCGTTCGCGGGCGGCTGA
- a CDS encoding Uma2 family endonuclease, translated as MTVPALHPRPGNLRAVAEEIERATGLRAEILRGTLVMSPPPRGKHVGTVRRLRQQLEPRMPEGLAPYEVSSISMPDDEDDYCTPDLVVLSESWNDDDNWLADPADAELAVEVISNPRSSGPLRHRPGHRLPAAIRRLTIGVVRRG; from the coding sequence GTGACAGTTCCCGCGCTGCACCCGCGCCCCGGTAACCTGCGCGCGGTCGCCGAGGAAATCGAGCGTGCCACGGGGCTGCGTGCCGAGATTCTGCGCGGGACTCTCGTGATGTCACCACCGCCGCGCGGAAAGCACGTCGGCACCGTCCGGCGGTTGCGGCAGCAACTCGAGCCTCGGATGCCCGAGGGCCTCGCTCCCTACGAGGTCTCCTCGATCTCGATGCCGGACGATGAGGACGACTACTGCACCCCCGATCTGGTCGTGCTATCCGAGAGCTGGAATGACGACGACAACTGGCTGGCCGATCCGGCGGACGCGGAACTCGCGGTCGAAGTGATTTCAAATCCGAGATCTTCCGGACCCCTTCGGCATCGCCCTGGACACCGGTTGCCTGCCGCGATACGCCGACTGACTATCGGCGTTGTCCGCCGCGGGTGA
- a CDS encoding YciI family protein, whose protein sequence is MADMHYLALMAGPVDGGPEPGTAEFDAEVGRYAEFEEKARAVIAGGAALYPADGTGVRGAAVVSDGPFAEQAEVVGGFYVFDCPNLDDVVELVRQLPAAEQGRIEVRPMAQWNAPEKLGSDSWLALLWEPAETVIAPGTPAWEAALVEHQRFAERVGTAIRGGGALQPPSTATTVRVRAGELLLSDGPFAEGAEVVDGLYILAAPDEARAVEYAAHIPLGPAGRTEVRRIVDLDG, encoded by the coding sequence ATGGCGGACATGCATTATCTGGCGTTGATGGCGGGGCCGGTGGATGGCGGGCCGGAGCCGGGCACGGCCGAGTTCGATGCCGAGGTCGGGCGGTATGCGGAGTTCGAGGAGAAGGCGCGGGCGGTGATCGCGGGTGGGGCCGCGTTGTATCCGGCGGACGGTACGGGGGTGCGCGGCGCGGCGGTGGTGTCCGACGGGCCGTTCGCCGAGCAGGCCGAGGTGGTCGGGGGCTTCTACGTCTTCGACTGCCCGAACCTGGACGACGTGGTCGAGCTGGTCCGGCAACTGCCCGCAGCGGAACAGGGCCGGATCGAGGTGCGGCCGATGGCGCAGTGGAACGCGCCGGAAAAGCTCGGGTCCGACAGCTGGCTGGCGTTGCTGTGGGAACCGGCCGAGACGGTGATCGCGCCCGGCACGCCCGCGTGGGAGGCGGCGCTCGTGGAGCACCAGCGGTTCGCCGAGCGGGTGGGCACGGCCATTCGCGGTGGGGGAGCGTTGCAGCCGCCGTCCACCGCCACCACCGTGCGGGTGCGCGCGGGTGAACTGCTGCTCAGCGACGGCCCGTTCGCCGAAGGCGCGGAGGTGGTCGACGGGCTCTACATCCTGGCCGCGCCCGATGAAGCCCGGGCGGTCGAATACGCGGCGCACATTCCGCTGGGCCCGGCCGGACGAACCGAGGTGCGCCGGATCGTCGACCTCGACGGCTGA
- a CDS encoding RNA polymerase sigma factor, whose product MGSADRIDVVYRAEFGHALATVARLVGDIGLAEDAVQEAFADALRSWPASGAPANPGAWITTAARKRALDRLRRESARAAKEHVALLSAAPWEEPEMSPIPDDQLRMIFTCCHPALSPESRVALTLRLVCGLRTAEIARAFLQSEHTVAQRLSRAKAKIRQAAIPLRVPPADLLPERMPSVLACVYLVFSEGYFATSGSAAVRDELCDEAIRLGRLVCGLLPAEPEARALLALMLLQDSRRAQRRAPDGSLVPLEEQDRARWNREAIRTGLSCLVAAAETGGGGPYLAQARIAGAHAVAPSWAETDWHAIVSAYDELLRYTESPAVRVHRAVAVGFLRGFEHGLADLDEIAAHPRLADTNLVAATRADLLRRAGRRAEAAAQYRLAIERTDNDQARRFLRRRLTEIERGSS is encoded by the coding sequence ATGGGTTCGGCCGATCGCATCGACGTCGTCTACCGCGCCGAGTTCGGCCACGCCCTCGCCACCGTCGCCCGCCTGGTCGGTGACATCGGCCTGGCGGAGGACGCGGTGCAGGAGGCGTTCGCCGATGCGTTACGCAGCTGGCCCGCGTCCGGCGCACCGGCGAACCCGGGCGCCTGGATCACCACCGCGGCCCGCAAGCGCGCCCTGGACCGCTTGCGCCGTGAATCCGCCCGGGCGGCAAAGGAACACGTCGCCCTGCTGAGTGCCGCGCCGTGGGAGGAACCGGAGATGTCCCCGATCCCGGACGACCAGTTGCGGATGATCTTCACCTGCTGCCACCCCGCCCTGTCGCCGGAATCGCGGGTCGCGCTGACCCTGCGCCTGGTGTGCGGCCTGCGCACGGCGGAGATCGCCCGCGCCTTCCTGCAATCCGAGCACACCGTGGCCCAGCGCCTGAGCCGCGCGAAGGCGAAGATCCGTCAGGCCGCGATCCCGCTGCGGGTGCCTCCGGCCGACCTGCTGCCCGAACGGATGCCGAGCGTGCTGGCGTGCGTCTACCTGGTGTTCAGCGAGGGTTACTTCGCGACGTCGGGGTCGGCGGCGGTGCGGGACGAGCTGTGCGACGAGGCGATTCGGCTGGGGCGGCTGGTGTGCGGCCTGCTGCCCGCCGAGCCCGAGGCCCGTGCCCTGCTCGCCCTCATGCTGCTGCAGGACAGCCGCCGGGCCCAGCGCCGCGCGCCGGACGGCAGCCTGGTGCCGCTGGAGGAACAGGACCGCGCCCGCTGGAATCGGGAGGCCATCCGCACCGGCCTGAGCTGCCTGGTGGCGGCCGCCGAAACGGGCGGCGGCGGGCCCTACCTGGCGCAGGCCCGGATCGCCGGAGCGCACGCGGTCGCACCGAGCTGGGCGGAAACGGACTGGCACGCCATCGTCTCCGCGTACGACGAATTGCTCCGCTACACCGAATCGCCCGCGGTCCGCGTGCATCGCGCCGTGGCGGTCGGATTCCTCCGCGGCTTCGAGCATGGCTTGGCGGACCTCGACGAGATCGCGGCTCACCCCCGGCTCGCGGATACGAACCTGGTCGCCGCCACCCGCGCCGACCTTCTGCGCCGCGCCGGACGCCGCGCCGAAGCGGCCGCGCAGTACCGGCTGGCGATCGAGCGGACGGACAACGATCAGGCCCGCCGGTTCCTGCGGCGGCGGCTCACCGAGATCGAGCGGGGCTCGTCGTGA
- the nadE gene encoding ammonia-dependent NAD(+) synthetase has product MGNLRERIVAELGVRPVIEPKVEVRRRVDFLKDYLKATPARGFVLGISGGQDSTLTGRLCQLAAEELRAEGREATFVAVRLPYGVQADEEDAQIALRFIRPDRSISVNVKPSADAVAAESAAGLRELLGGEPQLRDFVRGNIKARERMVIQYSIAGQLNLLVAGTDHAAEAVTGFFTKYGDGGVDVTPLTGLTKRQGAALLQELGAPPSAWQKVPTADLEDDRPALPDEVALGLKYAQIDDYLEGKDVTAETADRIESIFLGTRHKRTVPVTPFDTWWRD; this is encoded by the coding sequence ATGGGCAACCTGCGTGAACGTATCGTCGCCGAACTGGGTGTGCGGCCGGTGATCGAACCGAAGGTGGAGGTGCGCCGCCGTGTCGATTTCCTCAAGGACTATCTGAAGGCCACGCCCGCAAGGGGTTTCGTGCTGGGCATCAGCGGCGGGCAGGATTCGACGCTCACCGGGCGGTTGTGCCAGCTGGCGGCCGAGGAACTGCGGGCGGAGGGCCGGGAGGCCACCTTCGTAGCGGTGCGGCTGCCCTACGGCGTGCAGGCCGACGAGGAGGACGCGCAGATCGCGCTGCGGTTCATCCGGCCGGATCGCTCGATCTCGGTGAACGTCAAGCCGAGCGCCGACGCCGTGGCGGCGGAATCCGCCGCGGGGTTGCGGGAGCTGCTGGGCGGCGAGCCGCAGCTGCGAGACTTCGTGCGCGGCAACATCAAGGCCCGCGAGCGCATGGTGATCCAGTATTCGATCGCCGGACAGCTGAATTTGCTGGTCGCCGGTACCGATCATGCCGCCGAGGCGGTCACCGGCTTCTTCACCAAGTACGGCGACGGCGGCGTGGACGTCACCCCGCTGACCGGACTGACCAAGCGCCAGGGCGCGGCCCTGCTGCAGGAGTTGGGCGCGCCGCCGAGCGCCTGGCAGAAGGTGCCGACCGCCGACCTGGAGGACGACCGGCCCGCCCTGCCCGACGAGGTCGCCCTGGGCTTGAAGTATGCGCAGATCGACGACTATCTGGAGGGCAAGGACGTCACCGCGGAGACGGCCGACCGCATCGAGTCGATCTTCCTCGGCACCCGCCACAAGCGGACGGTTCCCGTCACACCCTTCGATACCTGGTGGCGGGACTGA
- a CDS encoding TetR/AcrR family transcriptional regulator, whose translation MEAVAAPVPPDTLPVAEEHPERSDAARNRQLLLDAAEQLVHEHGADGVTMDAVARRAGVGKGTVFRRFGNRAGLMLALLDQSERKLQAAYMFGPPPLGPGAPAVERLVAFGRARLAGLEVEGEMRRAADDPGRYSTPPYNVMKTHVALLLRQAGTDADIPLLADTLLAALDAGLVLHQTGVLGYSLEQIGDHWERLVRAVVPGPQ comes from the coding sequence ATCGAGGCGGTCGCCGCGCCGGTCCCGCCGGACACGCTGCCGGTCGCGGAGGAGCATCCGGAACGCAGCGACGCCGCCCGCAACCGGCAGTTGCTGCTCGACGCCGCCGAACAGCTGGTGCACGAGCACGGCGCCGACGGGGTCACCATGGACGCCGTGGCCCGGCGCGCGGGTGTCGGGAAGGGGACCGTGTTCCGGCGGTTCGGCAATCGGGCCGGGCTGATGCTGGCCCTGCTGGACCAGTCCGAGCGAAAACTCCAGGCAGCGTACATGTTCGGGCCGCCGCCGCTGGGGCCCGGAGCACCGGCGGTGGAGCGGCTGGTGGCCTTCGGGCGGGCCCGGCTGGCGGGGCTCGAGGTCGAGGGCGAGATGCGCCGCGCCGCCGACGATCCGGGCCGGTACTCCACCCCGCCCTACAACGTCATGAAAACCCATGTGGCGCTGCTGCTTCGGCAGGCCGGAACGGACGCGGACATCCCGTTGCTGGCAGACACGCTGCTGGCCGCGCTGGACGCCGGACTCGTCCTGCACCAGACCGGAGTGCTCGGTTACTCCCTGGAGCAGATCGGCGACCACTGGGAGCGGCTGGTCCGCGCGGTCGTCCCGGGGCCTCAGTAG
- a CDS encoding NAD(P)H-dependent oxidoreductase: protein MSQTRLLALVGSLRAASFNRQLAEAAAQTASEGVEVTIFEGLGDIPFYNEDIDVPGRVPAAAVALREAVAEADGLLFFVPEYNGTIPAALKNAIDWASRPFGDGSIKGRPSAVISASISANAAKWSHGDTVKALNVAGAAVVESAHLHFGTIGQRFGEAHPRDDAEALTQLAAAVGDLVGAVRARVDA from the coding sequence ATGTCTCAGACCCGTCTACTCGCGCTGGTCGGCAGCCTGCGTGCCGCATCGTTCAACCGGCAGCTGGCCGAGGCCGCCGCGCAGACCGCGTCGGAAGGTGTCGAGGTCACCATCTTCGAGGGTCTCGGAGACATCCCCTTCTACAACGAGGACATCGACGTGCCCGGCCGGGTGCCCGCCGCCGCGGTCGCGTTGCGTGAGGCGGTGGCCGAGGCCGACGGATTGCTGTTCTTCGTCCCCGAATACAACGGGACCATTCCGGCCGCGCTGAAGAACGCCATCGACTGGGCCTCCCGTCCGTTCGGCGACGGCTCGATCAAGGGTAGGCCTTCCGCGGTCATCAGCGCCTCGATCAGCGCGAACGCCGCCAAATGGTCGCACGGCGATACCGTCAAGGCCCTGAACGTGGCCGGTGCGGCCGTGGTGGAGAGCGCTCATCTGCACTTCGGCACCATCGGTCAGCGGTTCGGCGAGGCGCATCCGCGCGACGACGCCGAGGCCCTGACCCAGCTCGCGGCCGCGGTCGGCGACCTGGTCGGTGCCGTGCGGGCACGGGTCGACGCCTGA
- the ykgO gene encoding type B 50S ribosomal protein L36 — protein sequence MKVRNSLRSLKDKPGAQVVRRRGKTYVINKKEPRFKARQG from the coding sequence ATGAAGGTCCGCAACTCGCTGCGTTCGCTGAAGGACAAGCCGGGCGCGCAGGTCGTGCGTCGTCGCGGCAAGACGTACGTGATCAACAAGAAGGAGCCGCGGTTCAAGGCCCGGCAGGGCTGA
- a CDS encoding redoxin NrdH — protein MTITVYTKPACVQCNATYRALDKAGIDYTVVDISENPEARDYVMALGYLQAPVVVAGDEHWSGFRPDRIKSLLTQAA, from the coding sequence ATGACCATCACCGTGTACACCAAGCCCGCTTGTGTCCAGTGCAATGCCACCTACCGCGCTCTCGACAAGGCGGGTATCGACTACACCGTCGTCGACATCTCCGAGAACCCCGAGGCTCGCGACTACGTGATGGCCCTGGGCTACCTGCAGGCTCCCGTCGTCGTCGCCGGCGACGAGCACTGGTCGGGCTTCCGCCCCGACCGCATCAAGTCGCTGCTGACCCAGGCGGCCTGA
- the nrdI gene encoding class Ib ribonucleoside-diphosphate reductase assembly flavoprotein NrdI — protein sequence MPDLVYFSSASENTHRFVERLGLPAVRIPLHTAESLRVDEPYVLICPTYGGGRHVLGGNRSDKEFVPRQVAKFLNDPHNRALLRGVIAAGNTNFGDTYCYAGEVISRKAGVPYLYRFELMGTAEDVERVREGLGLFWQRQQHRPERRPA from the coding sequence GTGCCCGACCTGGTCTACTTCTCGAGCGCGTCGGAGAACACGCACCGTTTCGTCGAGCGGCTGGGCCTCCCGGCCGTTCGCATTCCGCTCCACACCGCCGAATCGCTTCGCGTCGACGAGCCCTACGTGCTGATCTGCCCCACCTACGGGGGCGGTCGGCACGTGCTGGGCGGCAACCGATCCGACAAGGAATTCGTGCCCCGTCAGGTGGCCAAGTTCCTCAACGATCCGCACAATCGTGCGTTGCTGCGCGGCGTCATCGCGGCCGGCAACACGAACTTCGGCGATACGTATTGCTATGCGGGAGAGGTGATCTCGCGCAAGGCCGGGGTGCCGTACCTGTATCGCTTCGAACTCATGGGAACCGCCGAGGACGTCGAACGCGTCCGAGAGGGATTGGGATTGTTTTGGCAACGACAACAGCACCGGCCGGAAAGACGGCCCGCCTAG
- the nrdE gene encoding class 1b ribonucleoside-diphosphate reductase subunit alpha, with protein sequence MTSDPSTEGLDYHALNAMLNLYGPNGEIQFDKDREAANQYFLQHVNQNTVFFHNLDEKLDYLVEENYYEAEVLEQYSRSFVKKLFQQAYAKKFRFPTFLGAFKYYTSYTLKTFDGKRYLERFEDRVCMVALTLAAGDETLASELVEEIIDGRFQPATPTFLNSGKKQRGEPVSCFLLRIEDNMESIGRSINSALQLSKRGGGVALLLSNIREHGAPIKKIENQSSGVIPIMKLLEDSFSYANQLGARQGAGAVYLHAHHPDIYRFLDTKRENADEKIRIKTLSLGVVIPDITFELAKKNEDMYLFSPYDVERIYGVPFADINVTEKYHEMVDDKRIRKSKINAREFFQTIAELQFESGYPYIMYEDTVNRANPIAGKITHSNLCSEILQVSTPSVFNDDLSYAVVGKDISCNLGSLNIAKTMDSPDFGKTVETAIRALTAVSDQTHIHSVPSIEQGNNQSHAIGLGQMNLHGYLARERVHYGSEEGVDFTNIYFYTVAYHAIRASNKLAIERGQYFGGFPESKYASGEYFDKYTEQVWEPATERVRQIFADAGVHIPTQDDWRELKSSVMAHGLYNQNLQAVPPTGSISYINHSTSSIHPVASKIEIRKEGKIGRVYYPAPYLDNDNLDYFEDAYEIGYEKIIDTYAAATQHVDQGLSLTLFFKDTATTRDVNRAQIYAWRKGIKTLYYIRIRQMALEGTEVEGCVSCML encoded by the coding sequence GTGACGAGCGACCCGTCGACCGAGGGCTTGGACTACCACGCCCTCAACGCGATGCTGAATCTCTACGGCCCCAACGGCGAGATTCAGTTCGACAAGGACCGCGAGGCCGCCAACCAGTACTTCCTGCAGCACGTCAACCAGAACACGGTCTTCTTCCACAACCTCGACGAGAAGCTCGACTACCTCGTCGAGGAGAACTATTACGAGGCCGAGGTGCTCGAGCAGTACAGCCGGTCGTTCGTGAAGAAGCTGTTCCAGCAGGCGTACGCCAAGAAGTTCCGGTTCCCGACCTTCCTCGGCGCATTCAAGTACTACACCTCGTACACGCTGAAGACCTTCGACGGCAAGCGCTACCTGGAGCGCTTCGAGGACCGCGTCTGCATGGTCGCCCTGACCCTCGCCGCCGGTGACGAGACCCTGGCGTCGGAACTGGTCGAGGAAATCATCGACGGCCGCTTCCAACCCGCCACCCCCACCTTCCTCAACTCGGGCAAGAAACAGCGCGGCGAGCCGGTGAGCTGTTTCCTCCTTCGCATCGAGGACAACATGGAGTCCATCGGGCGCTCCATCAACTCGGCGTTGCAGCTGTCCAAGCGGGGTGGCGGGGTCGCGTTGCTGCTCAGCAATATTCGTGAGCACGGTGCGCCGATCAAGAAGATCGAGAACCAGTCCTCGGGCGTTATTCCGATCATGAAGCTGCTGGAGGATTCGTTCTCCTACGCCAACCAGCTCGGGGCGCGGCAGGGGGCGGGTGCGGTGTATCTGCATGCGCACCATCCGGATATCTACCGCTTCCTCGACACCAAGCGTGAGAACGCGGACGAGAAGATCCGTATCAAGACGCTGTCGCTGGGCGTGGTGATTCCCGACATCACCTTCGAGCTGGCGAAGAAGAACGAGGACATGTACCTGTTCTCGCCCTACGACGTCGAGCGCATCTACGGCGTGCCGTTCGCCGACATCAATGTCACCGAGAAGTACCACGAGATGGTCGACGACAAGCGCATTCGCAAGTCGAAGATCAACGCGCGCGAGTTCTTCCAGACCATCGCCGAGTTGCAGTTCGAATCGGGCTACCCGTACATCATGTACGAGGACACGGTGAACCGGGCCAACCCGATCGCCGGCAAGATCACCCACTCCAACCTGTGCTCGGAGATCCTGCAGGTCTCCACGCCGTCGGTATTCAACGACGATCTGTCCTATGCCGTTGTGGGCAAGGATATTTCGTGCAATCTGGGTTCGCTGAACATCGCCAAGACGATGGACTCGCCGGATTTCGGCAAGACCGTGGAGACGGCGATCCGCGCGCTGACCGCGGTCTCGGACCAGACCCATATCCACTCGGTGCCCTCGATCGAGCAGGGCAACAACCAATCCCACGCCATCGGCCTGGGGCAGATGAACCTGCACGGGTACCTGGCGCGGGAGCGGGTGCACTACGGGTCCGAAGAAGGTGTGGATTTCACCAACATCTACTTCTATACGGTCGCCTATCACGCGATTCGGGCGTCGAACAAGCTGGCCATCGAACGCGGGCAGTACTTCGGCGGCTTCCCGGAGTCGAAATACGCCAGCGGCGAATACTTCGACAAGTACACCGAGCAGGTGTGGGAACCGGCGACCGAGCGGGTGCGGCAGATCTTCGCCGACGCCGGCGTGCACATCCCGACGCAGGACGACTGGCGCGAACTGAAGTCCTCGGTGATGGCCCACGGTCTCTACAACCAGAATCTGCAGGCCGTGCCGCCCACGGGCTCGATCTCCTACATCAACCACTCCACCAGCTCGATCCACCCGGTGGCGTCGAAGATCGAGATCCGCAAGGAAGGCAAGATCGGCCGCGTCTACTACCCGGCGCCCTATCTCGACAACGACAACCTCGACTATTTCGAGGACGCCTACGAGATCGGCTACGAGAAGATCATCGACACCTACGCCGCCGCCACCCAGCACGTGGACCAGGGCCTGTCGCTGACCTTGTTCTTCAAGGACACCGCCACCACCCGCGACGTCAACCGCGCCCAGATCTATGCCTGGCGCAAGGGCATCAAGACGCTGTACTACATCCGTATCCGCCAAATGGCCTTGGAGGGTACGGAAGTCGAGGGATGTGTCAGTTGCATGCTGTAA
- a CDS encoding PIG-L deacetylase family protein, whose product MTLPALPEESFRRVLCVVAHPDDMEYGTSAAVARWTARGIEVGYLLLTRGEAGMPNPPEETARLRVAEQRAACAAVGVEHLTVLEHPDGVLVYGLDLRRDICREIRRFQPDVVLGASFDVETPYGFDQADHRAAGLATLDALRDAGNRWVFPEQIDEEDLEPHSVRWYLVPGLGDSVTHGVDVTGEPLRRGVASLEAHAAYLAALPDHPAPADFIPQFTAMSGKAMGVAHAVLFRAHDLQAPPDFGTGDARDDSQ is encoded by the coding sequence ATGACATTGCCCGCACTCCCCGAGGAGTCCTTCCGGCGCGTGCTCTGTGTCGTCGCGCATCCCGACGACATGGAGTACGGCACGTCCGCTGCGGTCGCGCGCTGGACCGCCCGCGGCATCGAGGTCGGTTATCTGCTGCTCACGCGCGGCGAGGCCGGTATGCCGAACCCGCCCGAGGAGACCGCGCGCCTGCGGGTCGCCGAGCAGCGGGCCGCCTGCGCCGCCGTCGGTGTCGAGCACCTGACCGTCCTCGAACATCCGGACGGTGTGCTCGTCTACGGGCTGGACCTGCGCCGGGACATCTGCCGCGAGATCCGCCGGTTCCAGCCCGACGTCGTGCTCGGCGCGAGTTTCGATGTCGAGACGCCTTACGGTTTCGATCAGGCCGACCACCGCGCGGCCGGGCTCGCGACGCTCGACGCGCTGCGCGACGCGGGCAACCGGTGGGTCTTCCCGGAACAGATCGACGAGGAGGACCTCGAACCGCATTCCGTGCGCTGGTATCTCGTTCCCGGGCTGGGGGACTCGGTGACCCACGGCGTCGACGTCACGGGCGAGCCGCTGCGCCGCGGCGTCGCCTCGCTCGAGGCGCACGCCGCCTATCTCGCCGCGCTCCCGGACCATCCCGCCCCCGCCGACTTCATCCCGCAGTTCACCGCGATGAGCGGCAAGGCCATGGGCGTCGCGCATGCCGTCCTGTTCCGCGCTCACGACCTGCAGGCACCGCCGGATTTCGGCACCGGCGACGCGCGGGACGACTCGCAGTGA
- a CDS encoding alpha/beta fold hydrolase, producing MTPTRSGHLPLNGLNIYYEVYGGESKTFPLLLIPGGFMATGSMASWVSAFAGTRTVIVFDQQGHGRTPDTSREMSFEQFADDAAALLRALEIERAAVLGYSQGGGVALQLALRHPSLVDKLVSLSASYRADGWYPAVLEGIRGLSVADFAGTAVEKAFEEHTPDPAAFEVYLEKMKVLSIDDQNVSDEQLRSIAAKTMVIAGDADAVRPEHALSMFTLRGGGDEEAAATGALRRIPVARLAILPAMSHIGIFGESAVLAPMVTAFLDDVVPSTPDLF from the coding sequence ATGACGCCCACGCGCAGCGGTCACTTGCCGCTCAACGGCCTGAACATCTATTACGAGGTGTACGGCGGCGAGTCGAAAACGTTTCCGCTGCTGCTGATTCCGGGCGGGTTCATGGCCACCGGCTCGATGGCGTCGTGGGTGTCCGCCTTCGCGGGCACGCGCACCGTGATCGTGTTCGATCAGCAAGGGCACGGCCGCACCCCGGACACCTCGCGCGAGATGTCCTTCGAGCAGTTCGCCGACGACGCCGCGGCGTTGCTGCGCGCGTTGGAAATCGAGCGCGCGGCTGTGCTGGGCTACTCCCAGGGCGGTGGGGTCGCGCTGCAACTCGCGCTCCGGCATCCGAGCCTGGTCGACAAGCTCGTCTCGTTGTCGGCTTCCTACCGCGCCGACGGCTGGTACCCGGCGGTGCTGGAGGGCATCCGGGGACTGAGCGTCGCGGACTTCGCCGGTACGGCGGTCGAGAAGGCATTCGAGGAGCACACTCCGGACCCCGCGGCGTTCGAGGTCTACCTCGAGAAGATGAAGGTCCTGAGCATCGACGACCAGAACGTCAGCGACGAGCAGCTGCGTTCGATCGCCGCGAAGACGATGGTCATCGCCGGCGACGCGGACGCGGTGCGGCCCGAGCACGCGCTATCGATGTTCACGCTGCGCGGTGGCGGCGACGAGGAAGCGGCCGCGACGGGGGCACTGCGGCGAATACCCGTCGCGCGCTTGGCAATTCTGCCCGCGATGTCGCATATCGGCATCTTCGGCGAGTCGGCGGTACTGGCGCCGATGGTGACCGCGTTCCTCGACGATGTGGTGCCGTCGACGCCGGATCTCTTCTAG